A section of the Cervus canadensis isolate Bull #8, Minnesota chromosome 8, ASM1932006v1, whole genome shotgun sequence genome encodes:
- the LRRC18 gene encoding leucine-rich repeat-containing protein 18 isoform X2 codes for MAKGAKGPKGKKITLAVAKNCIKITFDGKKRLDLSKMGITAFPKCILRLTDVDELDLSRNLIKKIPDAISKFQNLRWLDLHSNYIDKLPDTIGQMTSLLYLNVSNNRLTTNGLPVELNQLKNVRTVNLGLNHLDSVPTTLGALKELHEVGLHDNLLSNIPNSISKLPKLKKLNTKRNPFPKAESSDMFVDSIRRLDNLYLVEEKDLCGTCLRKCQQARDKLNKIKSMATATPRKAIFSTLVSPNSMAKESQEDWR; via the coding sequence ATGGCCAAGGGAGCAAAAGGCCCCAAGGGCAAAAAGATCACCCTCGCTGTGGCCAAGAATTGTATCAAGATCACATTTGATGGAAAGAAACGCCTTGACTTGAGCAAGATGGGAATTACCGCCTTTCCCAAGTGTATTTTGCGACTCACTGATGTGGATGAGCTCGACCTGAGCCGGAACTTGATCAAGAAGATTCCTGATGCCATCTCCAAGTTCCAGAACCTACGGTGGCTGGACTTGCACAGCAACTACATTGACAAGCTCCCCGATACCATCGGCCAGATGACCTCTCTGCTCTACCTCAACGTCAGCAACAACAGGCTGACCACCAACGGGCTGCCCGTAGAGCTCAATCAACTCAAGAATGTCCGCACTGTGAATCTAGGCCTGAACCATCTGGACAGCGTGCCCACCACACTGGGTGCTCTGAAGGAGCTCCACGAGGTGGGGCTCCATGACAACCTGCTGAGCAACATTCCCAACAGCATCTCCAAGCTCCCCAAGCTGAAAAAGCTCAACACAAAGCGAAATCCCTTTCCCAAGGCAGAGTCGTCGGATATGTTTGTGGATTCCATCAGGAGGCTGGACAACCTGTATCTGGTGGAAGAGAAGGATCTGTGTGGGACTTGCCTGAGAAAATGCCAACAGGCCCGGGACAAGCTGAACAAAATCAAGAGCATGGCCACGGCGACACCAAGAAAGGCCATCTTTTCCACTTTGGTCTCACCCAACTCCATGGCCAAGGAATCCCAAGAAGATTGGAGGTGA
- the LRRC18 gene encoding leucine-rich repeat-containing protein 18 isoform X1 — protein sequence MAKGAKGPKGKKITLAVAKNCIKITFDGKKRLDLSKMGITAFPKCILRLTDVDELDLSRNLIKKIPDAISKFQNLRWLDLHSNYIDKLPDTIGQMTSLLYLNVSNNRLTTNGLPVELNQLKNVRTVNLGLNHLDSVPTTLGALKELHEVGLHDNLLSNIPNSISKLPKLKKLNTKRNPFPKAESSDMFVDSIRRLDNLYLVEEKDLCGTCLRKCQQARDKLNKIKSMATATPRKAIFSTLVSPNSMAKESQEDWRIRSTSP from the coding sequence ATGGCCAAGGGAGCAAAAGGCCCCAAGGGCAAAAAGATCACCCTCGCTGTGGCCAAGAATTGTATCAAGATCACATTTGATGGAAAGAAACGCCTTGACTTGAGCAAGATGGGAATTACCGCCTTTCCCAAGTGTATTTTGCGACTCACTGATGTGGATGAGCTCGACCTGAGCCGGAACTTGATCAAGAAGATTCCTGATGCCATCTCCAAGTTCCAGAACCTACGGTGGCTGGACTTGCACAGCAACTACATTGACAAGCTCCCCGATACCATCGGCCAGATGACCTCTCTGCTCTACCTCAACGTCAGCAACAACAGGCTGACCACCAACGGGCTGCCCGTAGAGCTCAATCAACTCAAGAATGTCCGCACTGTGAATCTAGGCCTGAACCATCTGGACAGCGTGCCCACCACACTGGGTGCTCTGAAGGAGCTCCACGAGGTGGGGCTCCATGACAACCTGCTGAGCAACATTCCCAACAGCATCTCCAAGCTCCCCAAGCTGAAAAAGCTCAACACAAAGCGAAATCCCTTTCCCAAGGCAGAGTCGTCGGATATGTTTGTGGATTCCATCAGGAGGCTGGACAACCTGTATCTGGTGGAAGAGAAGGATCTGTGTGGGACTTGCCTGAGAAAATGCCAACAGGCCCGGGACAAGCTGAACAAAATCAAGAGCATGGCCACGGCGACACCAAGAAAGGCCATCTTTTCCACTTTGGTCTCACCCAACTCCATGGCCAAGGAATCCCAAGAAGATTGGAG